In a single window of the Nilaparvata lugens isolate BPH chromosome 1, ASM1435652v1, whole genome shotgun sequence genome:
- the LOC111064158 gene encoding BTB/POZ domain-containing protein KCTD9: protein MKRVIVFRNGTDVDGKVILVTHSLDELLNTATNKFGIVARRLFTPQGGEIDDLKLLRDDDILYVSGGEGFIPVGPIRGPVRTNELSPPKASNGLSDWVTLNVGGKYFTTSRSTLSTKEPNSMLARMFAESDYGYNMTPSNVDSNGAYLIDRSSTYFEPILNYLRNGQLIYDTNVNPEGILEEARFFGVESLVPQLENIIQSSQRSRDNLPLTRRDVINALIQSPLSSDLRFQGVNLAGADLSRLDLRNINFKFACLHGCRMVGTNLSWCSLERADLSHAQMEGAQLLGVKMLCANLEGANMRGCNFEDPSGSRTNMEGVNLKGANLEGSNMAGVNLRVSTLKNANLQNCDLRAAVLAGADLENCNLSGSDLHEANLRGANLKDAAFELMLTPLHMSQTIR, encoded by the exons GTTATACTTGTCACACATTCACTGGATGAACTATTAAATACTGCCACCAATAAATTTGGGATTGTAGCAAGACGGCTATTCACGCCTCAAGGCGGAGAGATTGACGACCTTAAACTCTTGAG GGACGATGACATTCTTTACGTATCCGGTGGGGAAGGATTCATTCCTGTTGGACCGATTAGAGGACCAGTTAGAACAAATGAGTTGAGCCCTCCGAAGGCTTCCAATGGATTGTCTGACTGGGTGACGTTGAACGTTGGTGGAAAGTATTTTACAACCTCTCGAAGTACCCTGTCAACCAAGGAACCCAACAGCATGCTTGCAAG gaTGTTTGCTGAGAGTGATTATGGTTACAATATGACACCCAGCAATGTTGACAGTAATGGCGCGTACTTGATCGATCGCAGTTCAACTTATTTCGAGCCGATACTGAACTACCTTCGTAACGGACAGTTAATCTATGACACAAACGTCAATCCCGAGG GAATACTCGAAGAGGCAAGATTCTTTGGTGTAGAAAGTCTAGTACCTCAGCTAGAAAACATAATCCAGTCGAGCCAGCGTTCGAGGGATAATCTTCCTCTGACCAGACGAGATGTCATCAATGCTCTCATTCAGAGTCCCCTCTCGTCTGACCTGCGCTTCCAGGGTGTTAACCTGGCAGGCGCTGACCTGTCACGGCTTGACCTGCGCAATATTAACTTCAAG TTCGCTTGCCTGCATGGATGTCGGATGGTTGGCACCAATCTCAGCTGGTGCTCGTTGGAGCGAGCCGATTTGTCCCATGCACAAATGGAGGGTGCTCAATTGCTTGGAGTCAAGATGCTTTGTGCTAATTTAGAAGGCGCTAACATGAGAGGCTGCAATTTTGAAGATCCCAGTGGAAGTAGAACTAACATGGAGG GTGTGAATCTGAAAGGCGCTAACCTAGAAGGAAGCAATATGGCCGGCGTGAATCTTCGAGTGTCCACTCTGAAGAATGCCAATCTCCAGAACTGCGACTTGCGTGCGGCCGTTTTAGCTGGGGCTGACCTTGAG AATTGCAATCTATCGGGTAGCGACCTACATGAGGCAAACCTGAGAGGGGCCAACTTGAAGGATGCAGCATTCGAACTGATGTTAACACCACTTCATATGTCACAGACTATCCGCTAG
- the LOC111056433 gene encoding TBC1 domain family member 14 isoform X1 — translation MKTISPDSDYTDVLQESDISSKRFTDYDRNEGTKNKHDQNSTLTSKVISKESENLIICNADLATSLHSARSRTTITPGLYLQKVFLNNISEKLKSQSLPTCAQDKSYGELHNRDDCQEELLKCCNTLNKDFIENGDLNGTSDSWFKTWPERGNDKCIVRSKLDQNYQIGNITDPLADSSLEEHNQKNKPCNKISNSCCHKNDKNSCNSHSKVNGQITADTSIKCGNSKFSETSHQEPSIIDQETVNKPNKPLHVNKVLESVPFGYSPITKQLHIIKKPPNSNADDKNRNISKNQENCNSNTNVNLEETNKNYTSEANNLTRVATEASSFSSTVSSLSDVSPSTNDDSALGSLLGVENDNCSLASIGECSVLSEESTGAKPKKKSLTGFFSRNVFNWKSSGSQCGDDHVGAANSNGWKLFGRNSSPSRSCQNINPCESDAGSIATPDSPRSVKSSTSSVGSGWRGAGPGAVAGPGGRCHESMVVSSAALIQLDRPASLPAKSNDELEKHRSEYQAMVEAARRKELKEAKHRKRQLQAQLRLEELQAQAARTWNQDILPKWDTMLNSRKARDLWWQGVPPCVRGRVWKLAIGNELNLTHQLYDICCLRAQDMLRTASEGNYDKSTEDNKESSVQLIQLDISRTFPNLCIFQQGGPYYDMLHCLLGAYVCYRPDVGYVQGMSFLAAVLILNMDVADAFVCFANLLNRPCHMAFFSLNQSLMQAYYAAYNDLLCENLPQIYMHFKDSSLTPDLYLLDWIYTVFTKAMNLDLACRVWDIFLRDGEEFIFRTALGVLHLCKDTLLEMDFIHGSKYLTKLPEDLPADQLFKSIASVKMTVGKQSFEDLLAFHSQA, via the exons ATGAAAACCATATCTCCGGACTCGGATTACACTGATGTGCTGCAAGAATCTGACATTTCAAGCAAACGATTTACGGATTACGATAGAAATGAAGGTACGAAAAACAAGCATGATCAGAACTCTACATTAACGTCAAAAGTAATTTCCAAAGAATCTGAAAATCTCATTATTTGCAACGCTGACTTAGCAACCAGTCTCCATTCAGCGAGAAGTCGAACAACGATCACTCCAGGTCTTTATTTACAAAAAGTTTTCTTGAAcaatatttctgaaaaattgaaaagtcaAAGTTTACCGACCTGTGCTCAAGATAAAAGCTATGGAGAGTTACATAACAGAGATGATTGTCAAGAGGAACTGTTGAAATGCTGTAATACTTTGAATAAGGATTTTATAGAGAATGGTGATTTGAATGGAACGAGTGATTCATGGTTTAAAACCTGGCCAGAAAGGGGGAATGACAAGTGTATAGTTAGGTCAAAATTGGATCAAAATTACCAAATTGGTAACATTACTGATCCGCTGGCGGATTCTAGCCTTGAAGAACATAACCAAAAAAACAAACCatgtaataaaatttcaaactctTGCTGccataaaaatgacaagaatTCCTGTAACTCCCATTCAAAAGTAAATGGCCAAATTACTGCCGATACGTCTATTAAATGTGGAAATAGTAAATTTAGTGAAACATCACATCAAGAACCATCAATAATTGACCAAGAAACTGTAAATAAGCCTAACAAACCACTGCATGTAAATAAAGTTTTAGAAAGTGTACCCTTTGGCTACAGTCCCATCACAAAGCAACTCCATATTATCAAGAAACCTCCAAATTCAAATGCTGatgataaaaatagaaacattTCGAAGAATCAGGAGAATTGTAATAGCAATACAAACGTAAATCTGGAAGAGACTAACAAAAATTATACAAGTGAAGCGAATAATTTGACTCGCGTTGCAACTGAAGCCAGTTCGTTTTCTAGTACTGTTTCAAGTTTGAGCGATGTATCACCTTCAACAAACGATGATTCTGCATTGGGAAGTCTTTTGGGAGTGGAGAATGATAATTGTTCTCTTGCATCTATTGGCGAGTGCAGCGTTTTATCAGAGGAGTCAACCGGTGCAAAACCAAAAAAGAAGAGCTTGACTGGATTTTTTAGCAG AAATGTTTTCAACTGGAAGAGCTCTGGATCGCAGTGTGGAGATGACCACGTTGGAGCGGCCAATAGCAATGGCTGGAAACTGTTTGGTAGAAACTCTTCGCCCTCTCGGAGCTGTCAAAACATCAATCCCTGTGAG TCGGACGCCGGCAGTATAGCGACGCCCGATTCTCCGCGCAGTGTGAAGTCGTCGACGAGCAGCGTCGGCAGTGGGTGGAGGGGGGCGGGGCCAGGGGCGGTGGCGGGGCCAGGAGGGCGGTGCCACGAGAGCATGGTGGTGAGTAGTGCGGCGCTCATCCAGCTCGACCGCCCCGCATCTCTGCCCGCCAAGAGTAACGATGAACTGGAGAAGCACCGCAGCGAGTACCAAGCCATGGTCGAAGCCGCTAGGAGAAAAG AACTGAAAGAGGCGAAGCACAGAAAAAGACAGTTGCAAGCTCAATTGAGACTGGAAGAGCTGCAAGCACAGGCGGCTCGCACCTGGAACCAAGACATCTTGCCAAAATGGGATACTAT GTTGAACAGCAGGAAAGCGAGAGATCTGTGGTGGCAGGGTGTACCGCCCTGTGTTCGAGGCAGGGTCTGGAAATTGGCCATAGGCAACGAATTGAATCTCACACATCAGTTGTACGACATCTGCTGTTTAAG AGCTCAAGATATGTTGAGAACAGCAAGTGAGGGAAATTACGATAAATCAACTGAAGACAATAAAGAATCGAGTGTACAACTCATTCAGTTGGATATCAGCAGAACGTTCCCAAATCTGTGCATATTCCAGCAG GGAGGTCCCTACTACGACATGCTGCACTGCCTGCTGGGCGCATACGTGTGCTACCGACCGGACGTCGGCTATGTGCAAGGCATGTCCTTCCTAGCGGCTGTGCTCATCCTCAACATGGACGTCGCCGACGCCTTTGTCTGCTTTGCCAACCTCCTCAATCGGCCCTGTCACATGGCCTTCTTCAGTCTCAATCAATCTCTG ATGCAAGCTTACTATGCTGCATACAACGATCTTCTCTGTGAAAATCTGCCGCAAATCTACATGCACTTCAAGGATTCCAGCCTGACTCCAGACCTCTACCTGTTGGATTGGATATACACAGTCTTCACTAAGGCTATGAACCTCGATCTTGCCTGTCGAGTTTGGGATATCTTTCTTAGGGATGGAGAAGAGTTCATTTTCAGAACTGCATTAG